A stretch of the Thermofilum adornatum genome encodes the following:
- a CDS encoding 30S ribosomal protein S6e, translating to MSAKTSFKIVISDPKTGKAEQVEVSGEQALRLIGHKIGDIIDGALVGKPGIKLRITGGSGRAGEPMRPDIQGARKGYFLLSGPPGYWPKEKGERRRRFVRGNTISEDIVQINAVIVYEEQAKASS from the coding sequence GTGTCAGCTAAAACCTCGTTCAAAATCGTAATATCCGACCCAAAGACTGGAAAAGCAGAACAAGTCGAGGTAAGCGGTGAACAAGCCCTGAGGCTGATTGGACACAAGATTGGAGACATAATAGACGGCGCGCTCGTAGGAAAGCCCGGAATCAAGCTCCGCATCACCGGTGGATCTGGAAGAGCTGGAGAGCCAATGAGGCCCGATATCCAGGGCGCCAGGAAAGGGTACTTCCTGCTCTCTGGCCCTCCAGGCTACTGGCCCAAAGAAAAGGGTGAACGCAGAAGGAGATTTGTCCGTGGAAATACAATATCGGAAGACATTGTACAGATAAACGCTGTAATCGTCTACGAGGAACAAGCAAAAGCCTCAAGCTAG
- a CDS encoding translation initiation factor aIF-1A, producing MSKTPDETEKTEEFPLPDNQTTLLCIIQQLLGFDRARVYCSDGKIRLCRIPGKFKKRMWMKVGDVVLVAPWDFQPERGDIIYRYTSNELQKLEKKGLLKELKDLLG from the coding sequence ATGAGTAAAACACCTGATGAGACAGAAAAAACAGAAGAATTTCCGCTTCCCGACAACCAAACGACACTTCTCTGTATAATCCAGCAACTATTAGGATTTGATAGGGCACGTGTCTATTGCAGTGACGGTAAGATCAGGCTATGCAGGATACCTGGAAAATTCAAAAAACGCATGTGGATGAAGGTCGGCGACGTTGTACTTGTCGCTCCGTGGGATTTTCAGCCAGAGCGTGGCGACATAATTTATAGGTATACCTCTAACGAGCTACAAAAATTAGAGAAGAAGGGGCTTTTGAAGGAGCTGAAGGACCTTCTCGGATAG
- a CDS encoding thioredoxin family protein, with the protein MSEACNQLVDVTGDVLIQLLQNMRVVVIDFYADWCVPCKAVDEILRQVSKLFAKYGSVCFVRVNVDVEKEIAEKFEVLGLPTVVVIKKGTEVKRYSGVPRDLASDLAHTVKNCLRE; encoded by the coding sequence ATGTCTGAGGCATGCAACCAGCTAGTAGACGTGACTGGCGACGTCTTGATACAGCTCTTGCAAAACATGAGAGTAGTTGTTATAGACTTTTATGCAGATTGGTGTGTCCCATGCAAAGCTGTTGACGAGATACTTAGACAGGTTAGCAAGTTGTTCGCGAAATATGGATCTGTATGCTTTGTCAGGGTAAATGTTGACGTAGAGAAGGAGATTGCCGAGAAGTTTGAGGTTCTAGGTCTCCCGACAGTAGTTGTGATAAAGAAAGGAACGGAAGTCAAGAGGTATTCGGGCGTGCCGAGAGACCTCGCTTCCGACTTGGCCCACACAGTTAAAAACTGTCTCAGAGAGTAG
- the fen gene encoding flap endonuclease-1: protein MGTYLTPLISPKHVELDKLQGRILAIDAFNSIYQFLALVRDKYGRPLTNSRGQVTSHLVGLVSRYSRLVYEYNMLFIFVFDGPPHPLKRKELERRKTLREKARQEYLELLRKGDLEKAFSKAVVSASIDEWIVESSKKLLRLMGFPIIQAPHDAEAQAAFLVKSEQAWAVGSMDWDSLLYGSPRLVRYVTLTGFEWLPSKMMARKLMPEIVELEETLNMLGITHQQLVDLAILVGTDYNDGIPGVGPKRALYLIKKYGSLEGLPLNLKKMLPNNYKEIRELFLNPPITTSYDIIFGELDEEGLRKFLVDENDFSHEKVETYLKRLREAFQRRTRTLDYFL from the coding sequence ATGGGTACATATCTAACTCCTCTGATAAGCCCTAAACATGTTGAATTGGACAAGCTTCAGGGAAGAATACTGGCCATAGACGCTTTCAACTCTATTTACCAGTTCCTGGCCCTCGTGCGAGACAAGTATGGGAGACCCCTAACAAACAGTAGAGGACAAGTTACCTCTCACTTGGTTGGACTAGTGTCCCGGTATTCTAGGCTTGTATACGAGTACAACATGCTCTTTATCTTCGTATTCGATGGGCCACCCCACCCATTAAAGAGAAAAGAGCTGGAAAGAAGGAAAACCCTGCGCGAAAAGGCTAGACAAGAATATCTTGAGCTTTTGAGGAAAGGCGACCTAGAAAAAGCTTTCTCTAAGGCAGTAGTCTCAGCCTCGATAGACGAATGGATAGTTGAAAGCTCAAAGAAGCTTTTGAGACTTATGGGCTTCCCAATTATACAGGCTCCCCATGACGCCGAGGCGCAGGCTGCCTTCCTGGTGAAAAGTGAGCAAGCGTGGGCTGTGGGCTCCATGGATTGGGACTCTCTCTTGTACGGTTCACCCAGACTTGTCCGGTACGTTACGCTTACAGGGTTCGAATGGCTACCTTCTAAGATGATGGCTCGAAAACTTATGCCAGAAATAGTCGAGCTCGAGGAGACGCTGAATATGCTTGGCATCACGCATCAGCAACTAGTTGATTTAGCTATCCTTGTCGGCACGGATTACAATGACGGGATTCCCGGGGTAGGACCTAAACGTGCACTCTACCTGATAAAAAAGTATGGATCCCTCGAAGGCTTGCCGCTAAATCTGAAGAAAATGCTCCCAAACAACTATAAGGAAATACGTGAACTCTTCTTGAATCCTCCTATAACCACGAGCTATGATATAATCTTTGGAGAGCTCGACGAGGAGGGGCTTAGAAAGTTTCTCGTAGACGAAAACGACTTTTCACATGAAAAAGTAGAAACATATCTTAAAAGGTTAAGAGAGGCGTTCCAGAGGCGAACTAGGACTCTAGATTATTTT